The window TCGAAAATGCTTTCAGCATTGTCTGTGTAGGAAAAAACTTTAAGCCAACCACGAATGCCGTAAGTAGCACCAAACTTGCCTACAACAATCTTTTCGTTGCTCATTGTTTCTTTACCTTTCATCGACATAAACTAGTTTCTACTTCTAAAGTAAAATTAAGCCGCTTTTTGAGCGTCTTTAACTAGCTTAGCAACGCGGTCAGATAGAGACGCGCCTTGGCCAACCCAGTGGTTAACGCGGTCTAGGTCTAGACGTAGACCTTCTTCTTGACCTTGTGCTGTTGGGTTAAAGAAACCAACTTTCTCGATGAAACGGCCAGTTGCAGCGTTGCGGCTGTCCGCTACTACGATTTGATAAAATGGACGCTTTTTAGCGCCGTGACGTGCCAAACGAATGGTTACCATGTCGTCCTCTTTGCTTTCTCAAAAATAAAATTAACCCCAATAATCGTCCAAAAAGCTGAACAACCTGGGGTCTCGTGCCAAAATAAAGCTCCGGAATTTTACTCTTATCCCGGAGCAATGCAAGGGGTTTAGTTACTTTTTCACCAACATAAATTGAAATTCAAGTTTGTGATGTAGCTAACACCCTGAAACTAAAGTCTAGGCAATCGTTTAACGACCAAATGGGTTGAAGCCACCGCCGCCACCCATACCGCCCATCATGCCTTGCATGTTACGCATCATGCCTTTCATGCCGCCCTTCTGCATTTTCTTCATCATCTTCTGCATTTGGGTGAACTGCTTCAGTAGACGGTTAACGTCTTGAACCTGTACACCTGAACCTGCAGCGATACGCTTTTTACGCGAACCTTTGATGATTTCAGGACGTTGACGTTCTTTCATTGTCATTGAGCTGATGATCGCTTCCATTTGCTTGAACATCTTGTCATCGACTTTGTCTTTTACGTCTGATGGTAGCTGAGACATACCTGGTAGCTTATCTAGCATGCCCATCATGCCACCCATGTTTTGCATCTGACCTAGCTGTTCACGGAAGTCTTCAAGGTCAAAACCTTTCTTCTCTTTGAACTTCTTCGCTAGTTTCTCTGCTTTTTCTTGGTCAACATTGCGTTGTAGGTCTTCAATCAGTGACAGTACGTCACCCATGCCTAGAATACGCGATGCAACACGATCAGGGTGGAACGGTTCTAGTGCGTCGGTCTTTTCACCCACACCTAGGAATTTGATTGGCTTACCCGTGATATGACGAACCGATAGCGCCGCACCACCACGTGCATCACCATCCACTTTAGTCAGAATCACACCAGTTAGCGGTAACGCATCACCGAATGCTTTTGCTGTGTTCGCAGCATCTTGACCTGTCATTGCATCAACAACGAACAGCGTCTCAACCGGGTTAATCGCAGAGTGAAGATCTTTAATCTCACCCATCATTTCTTCATCGATAGCCAAACGACCCGCGGTATCGACAATCAATACGTCGTAGAATTTCTTCTTCGCGTGATCAATTGCTGCGTTAGCAATATCAAGTGGCTTTTGATCTGGTGAAGATGGGAAGAAGTCGACACCGATGTCTGATGCTAGGGTTTCTAGCTGTTTGATCGCCGCAGGACGGTAAACGTCGGCAGACACAACCAAGACTTTCTTCTTATCGCGCTCTTTCAGAAGCTTAGATAGCTTACCTACCGATGTGGTTTTACCCGCACCTTGTAGACCTGCCATCAAAAGTACTGCTGGCGGCTGTGCTGCTAGGTTAAGC is drawn from Vibrio campbellii CAIM 519 = NBRC 15631 = ATCC 25920 and contains these coding sequences:
- the ffh gene encoding signal recognition particle protein, giving the protein MFENLTDRLSKTLKNISGKGRLTEDNIKETLREVRMALLEADVALPVVREFVNRVKEKAVGVEVSKSLTPGQEFIKIVQAELEAVMGESNEALNLAAQPPAVLLMAGLQGAGKTTSVGKLSKLLKERDKKKVLVVSADVYRPAAIKQLETLASDIGVDFFPSSPDQKPLDIANAAIDHAKKKFYDVLIVDTAGRLAIDEEMMGEIKDLHSAINPVETLFVVDAMTGQDAANTAKAFGDALPLTGVILTKVDGDARGGAALSVRHITGKPIKFLGVGEKTDALEPFHPDRVASRILGMGDVLSLIEDLQRNVDQEKAEKLAKKFKEKKGFDLEDFREQLGQMQNMGGMMGMLDKLPGMSQLPSDVKDKVDDKMFKQMEAIISSMTMKERQRPEIIKGSRKKRIAAGSGVQVQDVNRLLKQFTQMQKMMKKMQKGGMKGMMRNMQGMMGGMGGGGGFNPFGR
- the rpsP gene encoding 30S ribosomal protein S16; this encodes MVTIRLARHGAKKRPFYQIVVADSRNAATGRFIEKVGFFNPTAQGQEEGLRLDLDRVNHWVGQGASLSDRVAKLVKDAQKAA